A stretch of Cucumis sativus cultivar 9930 chromosome 2, Cucumber_9930_V3, whole genome shotgun sequence DNA encodes these proteins:
- the LOC101214763 gene encoding homeobox-leucine zipper protein HDG2 isoform X2 codes for MFQPSIMDAHLLPLDIPQNTSESDLARIRDDDFDSATKSGSDNNHELVSGDDQDPRPKKKRYHRHTQHQIQEMEAFFKECPHPDDKQRKELSRELGLEPLQVKFWFQNKRTQMKNQHERHENTQLRTENEKLRADNMRYREALSNASCPNCGGPTAIGEMSFDEHHLRLENARLREEIDRISAIAAKYVGKPVVNYPLLSPSVPSRPLELGMANFGPQPGLGGGDIYGSASDLIRSISAPTEADKPMIIELAVAAMEELTRMAQMGEPLWMTTLDGSTHMLNEDEYLRTFPRGIGPKPSGFKCEASRESAVVIMNHINLVEILMDVNQWSTLFSGIVSRAMTLEVLSTGVAGNYNGALQVMTSEFQVPSPLVPTRESYYVRYCKQHGDGTWVVVDVSLDDLRPTPGVRCRRRPSGCLIQEMPNGYSKVTWVEHVEVDDRGVHNLYKQLVSSGQAFGAKRWVTTLDRQCERLASAMATNIPTGDVGVITNQEGRKSMLKLAERMVISFCAGVSASTTHTWTTLSGTGADDVRVMTRKSIDDPGRPHGIVLSAATSFWLPVPPKRIFDFLRDENSRSEWDILSNGGVVQEMAHIANGRDTGNCVSLLRVNSANSSQSNMLILQESCTDPTASFVIYAPVDVVAMNLVLNGGDPDYVALLPSGFAILPDGGGGEGVSGGSLLTVAFQILVDSVPTAKLSLGSVATVNNLIACTVERIKASLSCENA; via the exons ATGTTCCAGCCAAGCATTATGGATGCTCACCTTCTCCCTCTAGACATCCCTCAAAACACTTCGGAAAGCGATCTTGCTCGAATCAGAGATGACGACTTCGACAGTGCTACTAAATCCGGCAGCGATAACAACCATGAGCTCGTGTCCGGTGATGACCAAGATCCTCGTCCTAAAAAGAAGCGTTACCATCGTCATACTCAACATCAGATCCAAGAAATGGAAGC GTTCTTCAAAGAGTGTCCTCACCCTGACGACAAACAAAGAAAGGAATTAAGCAGGGAATTAGGGTTAGAGCCTTTGCAAGTCAAATTTTGGTTCCAAAACAAACGCACTCAAATGaag AATCAACACGAGAGGCATGAGAATACTCAACTTCGAACAGAAAATGAGAAGCTTAGAGCTGATAACATGAGATATAGAGAAGCCCTAAGCAATGCTTCATGCCCTAATTGTGGTGGCCCTACTGCCATTGGTGAAATGTCTTTTGATGAACATCATCTTAGACTCGAAAATGCCCGTCTCCGCGAAGAG ATCGATCGCATATCAGCAATAGCTGCAAAATACGTAGGGAAGCCAGTGGTGAACTACCCTCTACTTTCTCCATCAGTCCCATCTCGTCCACTAGAGTTAGGAATGGCCAACTTCGGACCACAACCCGGCCTGGGAGGAGGAGACATCTATGGCTCCGCCAGCGACCTAATCCGATCCATCAGTGCCCCAACGGAGGCCGATAAACCAATGATCATTGAGCTAGCCGTTGCAGCCATGGAAGAACTAACTAGAATGGCTCAAATGGGTGAGCCATTGTGGATGACTACACTGGATGGCTCCACCCATATGCTCAATGAAGATGAGTACTTAAGAACGTTTCCAAGAGGCATTGGTCCTAAGCCTTCTGGGTTTAAATGTGAAGCCTCTCGTGAATCGGCTGTTGTCATCATGAACCACATTAACCTAGTCGAGATTCTCATGGACGTg AATCAATGGTCGACTTTATTTTCTGGAATTGTGTCTAGAGCTATGACACTTGAAGTTCTATCAACTGGTGTTGCTGGAAATTACAATGGTGCTTTGCAAGTG ATGACGTCGGAATTTCAAGTTCCATCGCCACTAGTTCCGACTCGCGAAAGTTACTACGTTAGATATTGTAAGCAGCATGGAGACGGGACGTGGGTGGTGGTGGATGTTTCGTTGGATGATTTACGCCCTACACCTGGTGTTCGATGTAGACGAAGACCTTCCGGTTGTTTGATCCAAGAAATGCCAAATGGTTATTCAAag GTTACATGGGTTGAGCATGTAGAAGTGGATGATAGAGGAGTTCATAATCTTTACAAGCAACTAGTGAGCTCTGGCCAAGCTTTTGGGGCTAAACGCTGGGTTACAACTTTAGACCGCCAATGTGAACGACTCGCCAGTGCCATGGCCACTAACATTCCTACTGGTGATGTTGGag TGATAACGAATCAAGAAGGGAGAAAGAGTATGTTGAAGCTGGCTGAGAGAATGGTGATAAGCTTTTGTGCTGGAGTGAGCGCCTCCACAACTCACACATGGACTACTTTGTCGGGTACTGGTGCGGACGATGTTCGAGTCATGACTAGAAAGAGCATCGACGACCCGGGAAGACCTCATGGTATTGTCCTTAGTGCGGCAACTTCCTTCTGGCTTCCTGTTCCACCCAAGAGAATCTTCGATTTTCTTCGAGATGAAAACTCTCGCAGTGAG TGGGACATTCTTTCCAACGGCGGAGTAGTTCAAGAAATGGCTCACATTGCCAACGGCCGCGACACTGGCAACTGCGTTTCTCTCCTACGAGTAAAC AGCGCAAATTCAAGCCAAAGCAACATGCTAATCTTGCAAGAAAGCTGCACAGACCCAACAGCCTCATTCGTGATCTACGCACCAGTGGACGTAGTAGCAATGAACCTCGTCCTAAATGGTGGCGATCCCGACTATGTAGCACTACTCCCCTCAGGGTTTGCCATTCTTCCGGATGGCGGAGGCGGAGAGGGTGTTTCGGGAGGGTCGTTGTTGACAGTTGCATTTCAAATACTGGTGGATTCAGTGCCAACCGCAAAACTGTCACTTGGGTCAGTTGCAACGGTAAACAATCTGATAGCTTGTACGGTGGAAAGGATAAAAGCTTCATTATCATGTGAGAATGCATAA
- the LOC101214763 gene encoding homeobox-leucine zipper protein HDG2 isoform X1, whose translation MPAGIMTPARNMGSMIGRNGNNDVAGFSSPSGLPFSQPSIMDAHLLPLDIPQNTSESDLARIRDDDFDSATKSGSDNNHELVSGDDQDPRPKKKRYHRHTQHQIQEMEAFFKECPHPDDKQRKELSRELGLEPLQVKFWFQNKRTQMKNQHERHENTQLRTENEKLRADNMRYREALSNASCPNCGGPTAIGEMSFDEHHLRLENARLREEIDRISAIAAKYVGKPVVNYPLLSPSVPSRPLELGMANFGPQPGLGGGDIYGSASDLIRSISAPTEADKPMIIELAVAAMEELTRMAQMGEPLWMTTLDGSTHMLNEDEYLRTFPRGIGPKPSGFKCEASRESAVVIMNHINLVEILMDVNQWSTLFSGIVSRAMTLEVLSTGVAGNYNGALQVMTSEFQVPSPLVPTRESYYVRYCKQHGDGTWVVVDVSLDDLRPTPGVRCRRRPSGCLIQEMPNGYSKVTWVEHVEVDDRGVHNLYKQLVSSGQAFGAKRWVTTLDRQCERLASAMATNIPTGDVGVITNQEGRKSMLKLAERMVISFCAGVSASTTHTWTTLSGTGADDVRVMTRKSIDDPGRPHGIVLSAATSFWLPVPPKRIFDFLRDENSRSEWDILSNGGVVQEMAHIANGRDTGNCVSLLRVNSANSSQSNMLILQESCTDPTASFVIYAPVDVVAMNLVLNGGDPDYVALLPSGFAILPDGGGGEGVSGGSLLTVAFQILVDSVPTAKLSLGSVATVNNLIACTVERIKASLSCENA comes from the exons ATGCCCGCCGGAATTATGACACCGGCGAGAAACATGGGGTCGATGATTGGAAGAAATGGGAATAATGATGTTGCTGGATTTTCCTCTCCTTCTGGACTTCCTTTTTCTCAg CCAAGCATTATGGATGCTCACCTTCTCCCTCTAGACATCCCTCAAAACACTTCGGAAAGCGATCTTGCTCGAATCAGAGATGACGACTTCGACAGTGCTACTAAATCCGGCAGCGATAACAACCATGAGCTCGTGTCCGGTGATGACCAAGATCCTCGTCCTAAAAAGAAGCGTTACCATCGTCATACTCAACATCAGATCCAAGAAATGGAAGC GTTCTTCAAAGAGTGTCCTCACCCTGACGACAAACAAAGAAAGGAATTAAGCAGGGAATTAGGGTTAGAGCCTTTGCAAGTCAAATTTTGGTTCCAAAACAAACGCACTCAAATGaag AATCAACACGAGAGGCATGAGAATACTCAACTTCGAACAGAAAATGAGAAGCTTAGAGCTGATAACATGAGATATAGAGAAGCCCTAAGCAATGCTTCATGCCCTAATTGTGGTGGCCCTACTGCCATTGGTGAAATGTCTTTTGATGAACATCATCTTAGACTCGAAAATGCCCGTCTCCGCGAAGAG ATCGATCGCATATCAGCAATAGCTGCAAAATACGTAGGGAAGCCAGTGGTGAACTACCCTCTACTTTCTCCATCAGTCCCATCTCGTCCACTAGAGTTAGGAATGGCCAACTTCGGACCACAACCCGGCCTGGGAGGAGGAGACATCTATGGCTCCGCCAGCGACCTAATCCGATCCATCAGTGCCCCAACGGAGGCCGATAAACCAATGATCATTGAGCTAGCCGTTGCAGCCATGGAAGAACTAACTAGAATGGCTCAAATGGGTGAGCCATTGTGGATGACTACACTGGATGGCTCCACCCATATGCTCAATGAAGATGAGTACTTAAGAACGTTTCCAAGAGGCATTGGTCCTAAGCCTTCTGGGTTTAAATGTGAAGCCTCTCGTGAATCGGCTGTTGTCATCATGAACCACATTAACCTAGTCGAGATTCTCATGGACGTg AATCAATGGTCGACTTTATTTTCTGGAATTGTGTCTAGAGCTATGACACTTGAAGTTCTATCAACTGGTGTTGCTGGAAATTACAATGGTGCTTTGCAAGTG ATGACGTCGGAATTTCAAGTTCCATCGCCACTAGTTCCGACTCGCGAAAGTTACTACGTTAGATATTGTAAGCAGCATGGAGACGGGACGTGGGTGGTGGTGGATGTTTCGTTGGATGATTTACGCCCTACACCTGGTGTTCGATGTAGACGAAGACCTTCCGGTTGTTTGATCCAAGAAATGCCAAATGGTTATTCAAag GTTACATGGGTTGAGCATGTAGAAGTGGATGATAGAGGAGTTCATAATCTTTACAAGCAACTAGTGAGCTCTGGCCAAGCTTTTGGGGCTAAACGCTGGGTTACAACTTTAGACCGCCAATGTGAACGACTCGCCAGTGCCATGGCCACTAACATTCCTACTGGTGATGTTGGag TGATAACGAATCAAGAAGGGAGAAAGAGTATGTTGAAGCTGGCTGAGAGAATGGTGATAAGCTTTTGTGCTGGAGTGAGCGCCTCCACAACTCACACATGGACTACTTTGTCGGGTACTGGTGCGGACGATGTTCGAGTCATGACTAGAAAGAGCATCGACGACCCGGGAAGACCTCATGGTATTGTCCTTAGTGCGGCAACTTCCTTCTGGCTTCCTGTTCCACCCAAGAGAATCTTCGATTTTCTTCGAGATGAAAACTCTCGCAGTGAG TGGGACATTCTTTCCAACGGCGGAGTAGTTCAAGAAATGGCTCACATTGCCAACGGCCGCGACACTGGCAACTGCGTTTCTCTCCTACGAGTAAAC AGCGCAAATTCAAGCCAAAGCAACATGCTAATCTTGCAAGAAAGCTGCACAGACCCAACAGCCTCATTCGTGATCTACGCACCAGTGGACGTAGTAGCAATGAACCTCGTCCTAAATGGTGGCGATCCCGACTATGTAGCACTACTCCCCTCAGGGTTTGCCATTCTTCCGGATGGCGGAGGCGGAGAGGGTGTTTCGGGAGGGTCGTTGTTGACAGTTGCATTTCAAATACTGGTGGATTCAGTGCCAACCGCAAAACTGTCACTTGGGTCAGTTGCAACGGTAAACAATCTGATAGCTTGTACGGTGGAAAGGATAAAAGCTTCATTATCATGTGAGAATGCATAA